From the Helianthus annuus cultivar XRQ/B chromosome 17, HanXRQr2.0-SUNRISE, whole genome shotgun sequence genome, the window aacataacataaatcATAGCACAAAATAGTAGAAATGAGAGAAGTTCCATACCATTGGTAATGTCTGAGAAAGGACTTCTTGAGGTAATAGCCGCAACATCTAAATTAGAGAAACAAAACATAACTAAATCATATCGATATAGTTATTCTAGTTATACAAAGTAGACAAACATGACATTAATCAAAAAAGTGTTACCTGTTGAGTTGTTTATGTTAACTTCATTACTGGAGATAAATGAAGATCTACGCTTGCATTTACTTGAAATGCCTATCATTGAAGTAAATAAAATGAATTACACTATAATAAAAATCattaataaacataaacaaacaaaggaatgttaaagataaatcaaataaGAAAACCTGAAGTGTTTCCCTGGTTTGATTGGTTTCGGGAAGTATTGGAATCATGCTTTGACCGTTTATACATTGCGGAATAAGCTTTTGGAATATCAAACTTATCGTTTGTTCAAATTGAATTAAAATACCATTGGAGTGAAAGGGATGTACTCATAGCACAAAATAGTAGAAATGACTTGAAATGAGATGAAGAGATTTATATGatgtaaaaattcttttttaagGAAACATTATTAATGTTAATATTTAATGATATTAATATTCTTCATTTTGGAAAGTCAAcagtttaaatttttttttggaaataatatatataaaaccGAATCAAGTTACCATATGTAAATAACTTACCAAAACAAAaactttaatataaaaattatgcTTTAAATGCATCGTATATAAATTTGGTTTATATGGCAGCATTCATACATTAGAactttaataaaaatattattcttcttttttattaataatataatcGGGTTAAAAACATTATTAGACTTAAAAATAATGGATATATAACATCAAACAATAAAGTATcgtaaaaatatatataagaaaaaTAAGTATAATTAACAACAATTAGCAAAAATAAAATTGTAACCAGAAATAAACAACTAAACCACGAAACAATCACGTTCATATAAATTAACCACAATAGTCAAATCATTgtcaaaatccaaaaaaatcccaacaaaaatatccaaaaaaatgaaaacaaaacaaaCGATGATATCAAATGTTTGAATTATAGATTACTAAGCTTCTTTATTTGGAATCAGAATAACTTCATCGACACCACCGTCTTTACGCATCTTTGATGAAGACTGGGAAGAAACAACATCCACGTCATACACGGTATCCAAATTGCGCTTCAAGTCACGTTCGCTGTTCGTATCCAAGTCAGCATCCTTCTGATCAAACGATgttgtaaagccaactttaaaaACATTCGAGCTAGGGGTTACATCGTCTCCCGTTTGGGATATGGAATcctataaaaagaaaataaataaataagtaggGATGagttaaaaatattaatttatttaacagGTAATGAGTAAGAATTAATTGAAACATAAGGTATAGTATAGTAAACCTTAACAGGCAAATCTTCAATACGATTTGAATCAGATGGTTCGACACTGAAGGCTTCTTCATCAATAGGCtgaatttgtataaaaaaaaaataaccaaaAAATGATAATAATTAATACACAAAAATTATTGACAACTTGTAATAATAGTACAAAGGTAAATTAGAAAAAATATACCTGAATAGTGTCAAAATGTTTATCAAGCTCCGATAAAACGACAGGGTTATTAGTCATCTTGGAGACTGAGTAGCCATCAGACTTTTTGGTAATGTTAAAAGAAGAAACAGCAATCTTGAACGCAAACTTCATATTGAGTAAAGAATTAAGCTCATTTGGAAAACTTCCTTCGTTTGCTAACtgttgaaaaagaaaatataCTTTACTGTTGTATGTTGTATACTAACGAAAaaatatgataaaaaggaaatttTTATTACGTACTTCAATGTTGTTGTCTAAAAGCTGATTAGCATTAACCTTCAAAAGCTTTGTCACCTCACGCTCGAACAATGTCAGGCTAACAATACCAGTACAATCTTGCACACGTATATAAAGCCTAATTCTGCAAAATATATTAATGATATTTAATTATcttgaaaaaaaaacttaacatgGATAAGATTTACCTTGGAACTGATGAAACGTTCTTTGTATTACAAACATCAGTCTTGCATTCCAAGACAGTGACCTCTTCAACACCATCAgtaccatcctgcttctgtttAACAACAGTAGTTGTTGAAACCTTTTTGTTGCAGGTTGTGCAGGCGTTGTAAAACCACTCATTGTTCGATGCAAAACTCTTGATAGTGCCAACAATGACAACAAACCTCGTCTGTGTTTAAGATATAGATAATGtataaaaaaaatagataaaaGAATAAATATTAAAGATATTTATATCGGTGTTACCGTATCTATTGAGTTTAACGACCCAATGGGATAAAACGTCAAGTCAGATAGGAACTCTTCAGTGACAGTCTTCACAACAGGAGAACTTAAGCCAGAATAACTGGAAGAAATATCGGGAGAAAGTCTCTCGATAAATCTAATAAAAAAATGTCAAAATAATTATTTAGAACATTATTGAAAGTAATACATATTAAAagtaaaactataaaaaaatgTAATACGATTGCAAACCTTTTCTTGAAATCCATTATCTCTTTCACCTCAGAGTTTATCAAGACTCGAGTTACATTATACAAATTTGAGACATACATATTACCTGTTTCATTATtacaacataaaaataaaagtCAAAGTTGTATAAAAATCAATATGTAGTTTAATGAAAAGTCTGAATGTAGGTATAGAATATACCTCCCCAAAATCTGTACTTCCCAAActgaacaacaaccacaacatTCTTTTCGTCCTTATTGTTTTTCTCAAAATCCAAAATCTGATCAGCATAACAACCCCATAACGTGACGTAAATCTGATGGTGTCTAAAAAACAAAAAGTAAAGAATTAACTTGATAGttgtaaaatatataaaaaacggGAGAAATATATAAGTAATATAaggtatatgtatatatatatataaggatgTACTGCAAATCTTCCAAAATAAAGGTTGTCTTCTTCTCGTCTTTGCCGTTATTATTATCACTCTTATCATCTGACGGAAGACACTTGACAACAAAACCGATAACATCTAAACATCACAGAATAATGAAATTAATATTACATAAGatatataatattaaatttattaaaaattaagaaaaattaaaaataatttacCAATAGGGCTTTTGAAAGACTTGCTATCATCTAGAGGGTCATCCACAATAGAATCAAATGGAGAAAAGTCAAATCCCCATTCAGCACCAACAGGCTCATTGCATTCTTGGACAGTAGTGTTGGGATTTAGATTGATCTTGAACGAAGTATGAACATATTTGACTTTTTGACGATTTTCACCCATCGAAGGGTTACGAATGGTTAAACATTGATTTTCTTTCAGCAAATGTTCATAACCAGTAGTGTTTTTCTGTAAAACAAAGGCCTGCATTTTCGTACCCtgaaaaaaaacagttttataagTAATTATAATCTGAAACTAAATATTTTTTATTCAAACAAAAGTATGAGTTGGTCTAAAAAAAACCTCCTGGTCCATGAATATCATGTCGTAGCAATAAATCTTTCTAGGATTATTGAAAGTAGGTCTTGTCCATAGCCTGACAATGCGGATTCTGATGGTGTAATCATCAACATTAAGATCAACATTATTCAAAAGTGTGACAGCAGCCTGTTCCAtctctaaaataaataaaaaaacagttAAAATATGTTAGTTGATGATGATATAGAACAATAATTGAAGAAAAGAACATGAAAACATCCTATGTATGCTGATGACTAAAACAACTTAAAAATAACTACATCAAAGACATTACAAATTCAAAACTCATACCAGAAGATATGTATATCGAAAGAGACAACTTCAGTAGTTGTGATGTGTATGAATAATAACAAATGAAActaatttatataataaaatggTCACTTAATCATGGTAgcaatattatttatttatcttaATTATAATTGATAAActttactaaaataaaaaaaaaattacatttttataaattattaTGATTCAACAGTTTCCATAATTAACTAAACATTTACTAAAGTAAAAATTTTCGACTTTGTTCAAGCAATTAAGAGAAAGTTGACTTTCTATTGTTAAAAAGAATATTAATACTTTCTTTATGCTAATTAAatgttatattaaaattaaaaagtttatAATATAACAGGTACAAACTAAAATGCAAGGTTTACAGATGAAAATGAAAAACATACAATATTCTACAATCTAGAAATAACAACAATATAATCTATGTGCAGAAAGTAAGTTGATAAAATCATGAATAGGATCGTGGTTATTTTAAATCATGTTAAATGGTTAAAATAATAAGGTATTCTATCAATATCAATCATTTATAAATATGCTTGACTTTAatgtttaaaattttatttttttatatttttttaaaaaaccaaaaaaatatagAATACATTAAATTATCACAATAACAAAATATACATTATACAGTAATGTTATTATAACAACTTGAACCGTGAGTTATATAAAAACTATATAATTTGTAAACATTAATCAGTTAATATTGGAATATATCAGCTTCTTTTATCCTTATAAGTAGTTTGTATATTGTTTTAAATACATCATTAATGTAGTGAGATTAAAAAATAGTAATAACATACATTGAACTTTAAAGACATGGCATATAGTGAATAACATAACAGTTAAgatatgaaaaaataaaaaaaaaccttgaAATTGAAAACCAAAACCAATGTTAAAACCAAATAAATGGATAAGGCAAAAAACATGCCGTAATTGTCATATAACTACTTAGTACGCTTAACGTAAGGTACAACCCTCACAACACTCAAAACCTGCTCATTTTCATCAAAAGAATAGTGAACCTGGTCACGGACCTTAATCCGAGCGGCTTTCATGAACTTCTTCCAACAGGTTAAAGCGTATCGATAACCACGACCGTTGGATCTTTTTTCACGTCTTGTACCGTTGGTAATTTGCAGTGGAGGATCCATATGCAAAAATCTTATGTTCAAATCCTTTAAGCCTTCATCAAGTCTAGCCTTGCGTGAAACAGGATCAAGGATTCTCTGCATTGTTGTAAAAATATCTTTAACAATAGATATGATTATTTATCTTTATATCTTTATTCTTTATATCTTTATAGAGTAAAATAAAATGAGATAACTTGTTTTTAAGGAGTTTGTAAAAGTATATTCAAACTTACAAAATAATCTTCACCAGCCATACGAACAAACGTTGTAACACAACCATCTATGTGTTCATCAGGTTCGTTTTCAGCATCTAAGGGTGGAACTTCAGCCTGaaaagtaataaatataatttgtAATCAATTAGCATGTTAgcatatatatataatgtataaatTGCTATCAATATGTAATTTACCTCATCAGCATCTACATCAGGATAATTGATTTCAACACCGTTTTTTCCAAAAACTTTTAAATAGAAAAAATGACCAAAACCTTTagtaaataacaataaacaaccaACCTCCAACTGAAACAGACTAACAATTACGTCCATACCAACGGTAAAACCGACTTTACCGTCGTATGTTACAATAGAAACGTTAAATGTTTTGTTGTCTATCATTACAGTAGAGGTTACGTCATTTGAGGAATAATCGTAACTTTTGGGCAAAGTACTTTGAGGGATGTCCTGTAGGATGATACAAAAGGAAAGAAAAAAAGgttaatattaatataaataaattaataattctaCACATTAGGAAAAAGTAATATATGAGTTTATCTTACATAAAAATTACATGACGGAGATAGCATATATGTCCAGAAAGAGCCACGACTAACCCCATCAATGAAACTTGTTAATTTAAAAGTTGTAGGATCTAGTGGATTAAAAACTACCAAACACCCTTTGGTTAGTCCCAAGTGTATTACAACATTGGACCAaccattaaaaaaaaatatcttcCCTTTAGAAGCGCTTAAAAAAACATTAAAGACACTGCCATCTTCAGTGTGTATCGTAACATTAGTAGGGCCTTTGTCAACACCCCATAGTTTAGACGCAGCGTCATCTGGTATGGCCTAATGTAACAATAGAATGGAAAAACGAATTATAATTATACTCAaaaggtttaaaaaaaattatagtaaactttataaaataaaaagaaaaaaactaaacaaaaacTCAATAAAAAATTATTCACCTACCATAATAACTTGGTCTGCTCGACTCATTTCCCTACAGAACCAGGGTGCTCTGTAACTGAATTAGAATACAATACAAAAACAAATGTTAATAAAGTAAAACATGTTTAGGTTATTGCAACAAAATAAGTAAAATGAATACAAAAATACCTTGATGAACTATCACCCATAGTAAATACCTAAAATACAGTTTACATAAACAAACGACATCAGATAAATCATTATGCATTCAACGTAGTTACAAACAAAATAATCAAATTATGCAATCAAACATAAATTTCTGTAAACAACTATCTTCATAAACATAATGTGGAAAAAAATTAtgacaactaattatataatcaTATTATGATAGCATAAAAAATAAACTGATTACACATTACAATCTGTTTAATAAGTAGTTCTATAACACAAAAAGTAAGGAAAATATAAAGTTGAAAAAccaatataaacatattaattcAAAACAAATTGTTAAACCCCCAAAATCAATTCATTTTTATATGCAAAATCGGATATAGACTGTTGAATCAGAATCACAGAATTATTAACAATTACAGATCAAAAAATCAAATAATATTAATATACAAAAGTTAAAATTATAGAATTCAAAGTTATTCAGCATCCAAATCGGGAATAGGGTTTGATACAAAGTTGAATGAATGaaaaaacaatataaattaaGATAATTCAGCAGCATGCATCGGGTTTAGGGTTATTCATAAACATCGTATTTGTAAAGGTAAACGTAAATTAAAACCCCAAAATCAACAGATTTATCAATGACAATCATATTTAGGGTTTattcaacataaacataaatttaAGAAAGTAAAGAAACGAAGAAACACAAAATAATGATTAAAGAAGAAATTTAACATAAACAACTTACGGATTTGTATATCGATTTCAGAATCTTCTATGAATCGCCGATAAAAGAAAAAGTATGCGTCGATGAAGAAGCAGAACAATCGAATCCAATGATTATATGTAGATCCAGCGATTTTCATTCTTATGTAAGGAAACCAAATGTATTTTGGGAAGATGATTGGAGTGAAGATGAAGAGATTTCTTTGTGAAACGGTGGTGAATTAATTAGGTTAgagaaagaaaaaggaaaataaaagaaAAGTGAGGATTCTTGGTTTTGGCGGTCATTAGAAACAAAAATGGATTAGTCAATTGCCAAGTGGCAAGTAATAGGTTAAAACTATGACAAATGGCTTAAAATTATTTtgctttattagaagtagtagataAGTTAGATTATATATTCGCGTAATAATACTTTCTGACTCATCGAGTGATCTAATTTCTTCCCAAATTGAAGGCTTTAACTTAATTTTCCTAATAGCATTGAAGCATATTTCTAAATATATAAAAATTCAATGATTGTCGCCACCCCTTTCGCATTTCCAAAAACCTTAATGAGGATTTAGTCATTAGTTATAACCTTAACTAAATCAAGTGATGCTTAACTATGACATGATAAAATCTATTAAAATACCTTTTAGATGGAAAAAACTCAGGTACCATTGTTTAAGTGCTCTGGCGGTGGTAATACCAACACAATTATAAATCCAAAAAGATAGCAACAAAACATATTGAAAATTGTTACTTTTTAACTGATCATATGGAATAGaattagggctgtaaatgaaccgaacaaacacgaacaaggccttgttcatgttcgttcgttaaggaaataaatgtgttaatgaacggttcatgaacacttaccgaacgagattttatgttcgtgttcgttcattaagaaaatgagcgtgttcgcgaacgattcacgaacacaaataaatttggcgaacgcgatgaAGGATAAAGATAAATAACCCAGAGAGTAGCACttgaacttgaatcccttattgtggaatggaggtcgatcgtattcgctgatgtaaataatgagaaatgaaagggaaatgatgcataaacaaggtgaaagtgggtttcctagattaattgttagggtaataaaataaataaaagtttaacaatataaaaagtacaaagaaaatataagaaagtacaaagattttcaattaaaacacaaacatataaatataaacgaatgcaaatcaacgaatgttcacgaacaccttaccgaacgatcacgaacacaatcgaacgaacgagacttctgttcatgttcgttcgtttaactaatcgaacgaaatctcttgttcatgttcgttcgtttagtaaacgaacgaatataaacgaacttcccgccgaacggttcatgaactgttcgctgaacgttcggttcatttacagccctaaatagaattattttaaatgtttaataaaaaaaagataaattaAGAATAACAACAACAGGCTATACTCACCGTATTGTTCAGCAATTCCAAAATGAAAAGCCCAAATTAACATATACATGAAAAACAAAGCTACTAATGGGGGACCTTTCAACTTTCAAGAGTAGAGGCCTAAAGTAGAGGCTTGACTTTACTTCCTAATGAGTCGGCTCTGATTTTACCTACACCCCTTTTTGACCCACTGATATATTTGTCTACAACCTAAATAAACCCACATGTTATGACAAATTACCCGTTTGTAAATGAACCGATCGAATAAGAATAGAGTATGCTGATGTTTGTTCGTTTAAATTCAATGAACAAATGATCAGACATGAATTATGAATCCACATGATCCTCATTTTGGTGGATGTTAATCTCAgctttaattaattattttactACCGATAATTGTGCTCAATTGTAACAATAAAGAATAAAAAATGATAGATCTGATacttcaaaaatatatatttttttttttaatcataaaaagacaatatcattccacacgaaaaagggcaattacaaagcaatggcaggtagtcgggcaacaagttgcgccgccacccccttttgaatagaaaaaccaattctactaaatacaaagtttgaaacctttggcgacgaagaattactattaacgactttttgaacccgattcaaaagtcgcacagcgttaggagcgagaccaccaaaagtatcaaacgcaaacgcgacaaacacatgttgattctccaggcaggctttctcatgttttgccactttgctcgTCTCTGCCTTGAGTaccgcttgccctacgacaaagcccttgtccttgagcccgacaaggggggagactccagttaaatctacacaagcgtgtttccccccttcccatccaaacacaaggatgtccgccgggcgtaaagttgacctcccctctaaggggtcagtcaggaaattaactggagcctcctttttggcagagatcccggcccgcttaagaacatcacataacacatctctcacccaatcatgccgatatttaaaccccggtagctctttacagtggatcgcgtgctcgccgaaagaatccaaacacgctttgcggcataccggacatggctcgtcaactgggaacaaaggaatcatcagtcggtatctaaggattgcacggtattccacagccgacatgtGTTGCCCCAAGCCTTCAATAGGTGCGACAGACAGAAAATCCTGAGCATGTGGGGCACGTAGACATTCAAACACAGCTCTTTGTCGAGGGGATAAAACAAACTTCTCTTCAAACCTCTTGACAATTTcgccatataaggcattcgccagaattttctgggattttggaggggcggtgtctttaatgtagaaaccgcCAATATCAAGGTCGGGAAGAGAACTATGCAAAAGGTCCAACGCACTCCTGTAATCGGAGTCTAAAACATCCCCACCACATTCTCGGAGTATGTGGTCTTGTAACCCCCAAGATTGGGCCCTTGAAGCCACGAAAGCATATGAAGAGGCATCCTCGGCCGTACAAATCCCTAAGCCTCCGAACCGGGTTGGGAGAGAAGCCAACCTCCACTGGAGATCTCCAAAAAAGGCCCCCCCCACAAACAACAATATCCTCTAATGCTCCCCGGAGGCCTTCATCAAAAACAGAGACAGCTCCCCCGACCAAAGAAGGTTGACACGTTCGAAGACCAAACAATAATTTAGCAACACCCATACAAGAACGAAGCAAGAGGAGCTCGCTCTGAGGGTCCCGTAGGCGTTTAAGGCACCTCATCAGCTCGACTGCACAGTTCGCTCTTTTAAGAGCCATACTACTAATAAACTCTGCATCACGACTAACGGCACCCCCCAGTAGTTTCACACCCAGCACCGGCCTCCCAATCCCCCGAGGGAATAAGCCCTCCTGAACCTTTACACCATTGCAGGTTGGCCAGAAAActtcagtttttttttatattaagttGAAGCCCTAAGCAAGGACCCTCAGCTCTGATGATATCTAAAGCATTAGCCACTTGGGTGGCATCTCCAATAAGCGTTCCGTCATCTAGGTACCAGGCGTGAAATAGAAGTTTGCAACGATCCCTTATTCGGTGAACAAGGGGGTGTAGAACAAGGGCAAAAAGGAGGGGCCCCAAGGGGTCCCCCTGCTGAACGCCAGTAGTAGACCAAATAAACTCATCCCCAACATATAATCTAGCTGGTTGACCATATAAAAAATCGACCCACGTAGAAATAGAAGGACACCTTTTCCTTACCTCGTACAGTAGGGCTGTCCTATCAACCAAATTAAAAGCATTCGAAAAATCAACAGTAAGCATAGCAAGAGACCCATCTTGGTGGTACTCATTAAGGAACCTGTTCGCACTATGAAGAACGGCCTCTGCCCCACACGGAATCCCTACCCCAAACTGGAAATCGCCAAGGTATTTGGCCATCTCCTTCCCAACACCTTTCATGGCCACCTTGGAGATCACCCTCCTCCAAATCGACCCAACAGCGATAGGCCTTATCCCATTATCCGGTTTGAGAAGAGGTGTAAGAGGAGCAGAAGCAACAAACTCCGCCAGACTCCTCGGGCACCTCCCCCCCAAGCACAAATTAACCATAGCTGAAGTAGCCCTAAGCAGGCTATCAGCAATCACAGACCCCTCCCCACAAAAAGCATCTAAAAGATGTTGGGCCCTTAAGCCGTCTCTCCCGCACGACGTACCTTTGGGGAAAGATTTAATACACCCGAGCACACAATCGGGCTCCACCACAAGAGGAGACTCAGAAGGCAAGCAGGCAGGCATGGAAGGAGGGGGCATACATGGGTGCTTAGCCACTAAAGCCTCCATAGTATTCTTATTGAGAGGGGCGACCCCCGAGGAACATAAAACCTTAACCGCTGCAGTGAAATGACCATCGGCAACCTTACGTAAACATTGTTTCCAATTGGTCCCCCCACACTCATTATCAATCTCAGTGCCCTTTTTGATTCCATCCGTAACCCCCCTCACGGGTTGATCAAACAACGACTGAACAAGAGTGGCAAAACCCTCACGATCACCCCACTGAGCCAAAGACCGCTGGATGCTAAGGCATTGGCCCGTCTTCCTATTGCCCGACCTCTTGTCCTGACGACCAACAGGCTTGAACACCCGCAAGGTGCAACGTGGTAATATCAAAAGTCGAACCCATGCTTCAACAGAATCAGGCATAGCAACCACCTTGTCCAAAGCTGCAGTTAAGACTTGGGCAAAAGCCATACGACAGCTAAGGGGGATATCTTAACAGTCTTGATGGGGAGAGAGAAAACACGGTCAAGCAAAGCAATATCTACACCCAACTCTTCCGACGAGGTATCAACGTTTTCAACACCGGGTCTAGTGATGCCAACAATAAAACCCTGTTCATCTCTCTCACCTGGCACAAACCGAATAACCTTATCCTCATGGTGGCACGCCCGACTGAAAGCATGAGGGCACATACACTCACCACATAACCATTGTCCGGACACCCTCAAAGCTTCACAAACAGAGGTGAAAAGCTTCACAAAAATAATCTATCCCAAAATTCAAGCAATTTTTTATCTTCGATAAGAAAATCAAGATGGTGCAGGTTTTGATCGATATGGGGTAGCAAATAAGAATTTAGAGGTGCAGATGGTTCTTGAGATTTAGTCATTTTAATCCAAAACttaaaaatttttgaatttgggtccctgtggtttcaattttgttgctattttcatccaaaatgaaAATCTGGTCATATTTTCCAGTTAATATCCAGATTCAAAAGgcttgagttttgaactaaagagATCAAACCCCAGAGACCATTTTAGCGGTTGACTACTTATGGTCTTATGATTTTCCAAAGTGGATTTTTGAAACGTATGTTTTCTCTGGAATGGTAATAAGGGcgtgtttggctaagcttttccaaCCAACTTATTGGCTTATTGACTTATTAAAAGCCAATAAGCAATTTTTAGTGTTTGCAAATGGAAAAGTGCTttttaaaatgactttttgatAGGAAGGAA encodes:
- the LOC110921465 gene encoding replication protein A 70 kDa DNA-binding subunit B-like; this encodes MEQAAVTLLNNVDLNVDDYTIRIRIVRLWTRPTFNNPRKIYCYDMIFMDQEGTKMQAFVLQKNTTGYEHLLKENQCLTIRNPSMGENRQKVKYVHTSFKINLNPNTTVQECNEPVGAEWGFDFSPFDSIVDDPLDDSKSFKSPIDVIGFVVKCLPSDDKSDNNNGKDEKKTTFILEDLQHHQIYVTLWGCYADQILDFEKNNKDEKNVVVVVQFGKYRFWGGNMYVSNLYNVTRVLINSEVKEIMDFKKRFIERLSPDISSSYSGLSSPVVKTVTEEFLSDLTFYPIGSLNSIDTTRFVVIVGTIKSFASNNEWFYNACTTCNKKVSTTTVVKQKQDGTDGVEEVTVLECKTDVCNTKNVSSVPRIRLYIRVQDCTGIVSLTLFEREVTKLLKVNANQLLDNNIELANEGSFPNELNSLLNMKFAFKIAVSSFNITKKSDGYSVSKMTNNPVVLSELDKHFDTIQPIDEEAFSVEPSDSNRIEDLPVKDSISQTGDDVTPSSNVFKVGFTTSFDQKDADLDTNSERDLKRNLDTVYDVDVVSSQSSSKMRKDGGVDEVILIPNKEA
- the LOC110921462 gene encoding uncharacterized protein LOC110921462, which gives rise to MGDSSSSYRAPWFCREMSRADQVIMAIPDDAASKLWGVDKGPTNVTIHTEDGSVFNVFLSASKGKIFFFNGWSNVVIHLGLTKGCLVVFNPLDPTTFKLTSFIDGVSRGSFWTYMLSPSCNFYDIPQSTLPKSYDYSSNDVTSTVMIDNKTFNVSIVTYDGKVGFTVGMDVIVSLFQLEVGCLLLFTKGFGHFFYLKVFGKNGVEINYPDVDADEAEVPPLDAENEPDEHIDGCVTTFVRMAGEDYFRILDPVSRKARLDEGLKDLNIRFLHMDPPLQITNGTRREKRSNGRGYRYALTCWKKFMKAARIKVRDQVHYSFDENEQVLSVVRVVPYVKRTK